The Lycium barbarum isolate Lr01 chromosome 4, ASM1917538v2, whole genome shotgun sequence nucleotide sequence ccagacgcctcgggccaagagatgagacatgttattcttttactgactcaattggtagccgctcaagctcagcggcaagatgtgggccacgataacaggggttggagaaagggaaataattcttcagggtttgatcatgagtttaggggtgctccgaggcaacaattctttaggcactcagttcgttcaacaagtggtgctcctccgcagtttcctagacccagatttgatggacctacttattcaaggtcaccctagagtctcagagtttccagttctcggatgcggagtggttctagtcagacgagatccccAGTGCCACGATGTACTCGGTGTTGTAGGTTACATTGGGGAacgtgccgcttgggctcggatgtttgttatacctgtgctcggccaggccatatcatacgCGATTGCCCGTGGAGgcgtggtaaaggtaaggttcagGCTATGGGAGTGATAGCTGGCTCTTCGTCGTCGGTACaccctccaaggccaaggccacagatgttagtaggtggtgatagagaccaaagaggaacgcccagtccaagtggatcccagcatcatatccgtgcgttagctgagcgacaggatcttgagtctccccCTGATATTATTCCAGGTACattgttagtatcctcttatgatatgtgtgcatcgattgattcggatcctatgttgtcatgtatcacccccgttgtgatgattgtgttgaggtgaaaatctgagccaatccgacaatttgagatggctatatttgttagtaacctagtgatagtCAGGATTGTAAGATACGAGTAAGCTGAttgacagggaggtgatcctgatccagactcataggagctagcggctgatttgagagcactccattgttcggaggtgcttatgattattcttttttgtacatgtatattttgggcatgacggggtcttgtcccgtccttatgtctaacactccagtagaggctcgtagatacgcagtgtgggttatatggtctcacgaggtcgctattaggcatatatatatgtatataatttgatagccgaaaggccgatgtatataaaagtatttatgtttccaaatgagatatgattttcttatgatttgagtataaatgcgataaaagagcgttaaatgagtatgatgagtaatagaatgagcggtgctcggtggttagccccgggtaccagtcgcggcccctagtcgggtcgtgacaccttcgacgaacttagtttcaccgattcagATGACTTCAAAATCCTATAGTAcgcgcttaaagttatcaaatactctccttaatctcatgaggacttcatgttcaccttaagctcgtgttggtctactcacaatgcaacaatccAAAATCTCTGAAATGTAACAACAGTACGGGTGCCAGAGTACCCATACGGACGccgccttatccattttagggttttcttagaAAGACCTTTTTAGGATTGTACTAAGGCCCATCTATTTGTAGTTAGGGGTGTACCCCCTTTATTTTAGGAGAGATTTTCATTATTCATCACACTTGTAATCTGAAAAAAGGGTAGTGGAATTTTCTTAGTGTTTGGCTTGGGTTAAAGAGGCAATCTCCAAAACTGGACCAGTTCTCAGAGTTTACAGATTCGGTTTCTTAAGTTTTATTTACTATTATTCATCAATATATTATCATTTACTTGCTGTTGTTATACGTAATAAATTAAgctaaccacatatcctatcaaccacttacaaatttaattgttatctaTTTTTACAGGTAAACAGGTTTTCCCTGTAGAACTTATCTATAAGAGTAAGTGTACAATCTTGTGCCAGATTAATGAGATAGTCTCCCACAGAGAAGAAAACTTCCCACTTACGTAGATGGGTTCCATGCCGAATATCAATTTTGTTGAGACTCATCATTAAGAGTAGGGAGTTTTGCTTGGAGCACTGTTACAAATGTTGGTTTGGAAATATTTGATAGTTGCCTCTACTTCCAACCTGAAATTAGTTTTACTGCTATAATTCAGTCTTCCACTGTTGAATGTTGGTTGAAATTGGATTCTGATAGAAGGGGTGTCGACGGTTTGAGTAATCTCTAGTTGTTGTTCACCATTGGAGGTAGTTTTATGTCCATTTCTTTATGGGGGACAATCAAAATTGGAAGAGATTTTGGGTTGTGAATGGATGGTGTTTTAGTCGAGGTTGGTATTTTAGTTATCGATGTTAGGATTGATTTTGGTTGTATTGTGGACGGATGATTTTGCGGTGAAATTAGGCCTGTTTACCGGGTCTGTGACATTAGAACTAGCCGTTGTGGTGGTTGAATGGTGGGGTTAGCTAGAGTGAGGTTGATTGTCGAGGTATCATTGGTTGGTAAATGTGGGTCTGGGGTTCATGTTGGGGATACTGAGGGGAGGCCCCCTGGATGCATAAAGTCAATAAACTATTTTAGGTAGAAGGGAGAGCATTTGATATAGAGAACAAAACTCTTTTTTATCTAGTAGTCAATTATTGGGTTAAAAATGTCCTTCTTTTTAAAGGAGTTATGAGATGGCACATGTGACGTTGCGCCATGTGACCCAATCATAAGTAACCTGATTCATTCGGGTTAATCCAAAACAACTAGCAACTATTTATTCGTATCAGTTCTTCTTTGATGTTTCACGTTTTGCGACTAAATGGATTGAAAATATaacatttttttctttatttgcaGCTGCAATTTTTGGATCACAATCAGTGCAAACGAGCTCCAACCGATTTCAGATCTAGGTTCACCTCTGCTTTTTCATCCTTTGACAATGGTGGATTCTTAGAATTCCAGCTCCAACAGTACCATAAAAAAATACAAATAGATTGGATTATTTAAGGGTTGAGTCTGATATCCATGTGGACCAATAAAACAGTTCTACCTATTTAATCAAAGCTGCACATATGCCATCTCATAATTCTGTAAAAAAGACGGACATTTTTAACCGTAAAGGATAATTGGGGTCCAATACATGGAAGGATCATTTTTAACTTGAAAATTAACATTAAGAGCAATTGGAGTCCAATAAGTGAAAGCAGGACAACTTTTTAACCATTTTCAATGCGTTAGAGTCATTTTTTCCCTTTTCCGAAAAATATATTTAAAGTAATGAATCCTCCTGTTAAACTCAAGTAACTAGTAAATCTGCCTCTACAACGCACATAGTAATTTGTCAATTGAAGGGGAAAAGAGAATTAAAGCATAATAAAATAGAAGAATTAAAAACCAAATAAAGCTTGAATTTCATTTTCGATTAATTCTAGTTTCAGCAGGAAGCTATAACAGAAGTTGGCCTTAGGAAAAACGGAGGATCCCACGCATAAGAGAACTTGACAGTATCCTTTGGTTTTATGGAACCGCCATTGTTGATACTACATTGGTTGTCTCCTACGGGCTTGAAATTAGATGGATCCACTGGTTCAGTTGTCTGAAAACCATTGCAAAACAACAACATGTTTTGCATGGGACAATCACAATTGTTCACCACAATCACATTCCATTCTGGCTGTCCCTTTATTTCGTTCCCACTCCTGATTGTTCCAATTGTTATATTGTTCAAGTCACAACCACAAACACCTACACGATCAAACAAAAGAAAGATGAAAATATTAGATAAATAAGgaagaaattttttatttttgtaaaacAGCTGAGAAGTCTTATCTATGTTGGGATCGAAAAAATCGAGTGTCATGCGGAAGCTAACAATTGCAAacatatgaaaaactaatataaaaacataaaaactATTGAGAGCATAATTTCTCCCTAGACAAAACTCTTTAAATGACTACATGTTGTTCATGAGAAGAAAAGATCTCCTATTTAGAGGTCTAAAATTTCTCCTCAAAGATAAGGATAGATTGGTAGAATCCTTTTTCACAATGAAAACCTTTTCCACCAAGAAAACCTTTTTGACGTAAaacataattatgataaaattcaAATAAGATAGGAAATTCAGGGCAAACCTAACCATTTATTTCATACATCTTTACTGTACAAAGAAAGAACGACATGGTTGATTAACCAAGTAACTTATTTTAAAACAATAATAATTAGAGATTGCATTAATTCCAATTGAATCATGGCAATCTTCACAGGAAAAAGCAGGCCTAACGAAATTGAATTGTCCACCTATTGTTCGTTTACTACTCTTTTTCTTTATCCTAAATATTGATCGTTTTGAAAAATTAAGTTTTAATCAATATATTTgaaagttttaaaaaataataagccAGTTAATGTTTTGGCATGAGGCCTACTTCTATCTGtaatttttaattatatttatttaCCTTACGAGCAAAAAGGTTCGAGTAGATCCCAAATTATGTAAATGGGCACAGCTGGCCATGGGAACTAAATCTGAACTTTTAAAATGAAAGATTCTTTTTCCATGAATGCTGATCcctcagaaaaaaaaatgaatatccATATTAAGAGGATATTCGATCTGACAAACTCATTAATGAAAATATCGCACTATTAGGTTATTCGGGGCAAAAGATCCATCCTGATTTATTTGTTTGGGTCAATTTACTCCATAACTTCAAAGAAATAAGTCAAGACGAAGTTaaggaatattaaaaaaaaaaaaaaaaagtagaagcaGTCGCCCGTCCTATTAGCCGAACGGAAGATAGGACATGTTAGGCCTTTCTTATTTTTGATAGGCAAGGAAATATCATTTGGAATCCCTAAAGGAAAATGATTTATTCATAGAAGCTAATAGATCTTTTTATTGATGTCTAAGATTCTCCACTATTTCCCTACACCACAAGAAAATATTTAGTAACAACCCTATAATAGTATGAACTTATTTTGACTAAAATAGAAAATCTATTCCTATATATCTTTGACTACAAATTATATTTAGAcataaattaaataaattaacaaaCACCAAATCCTAAACAATTTTAGTTTTCTTTGAATTATTCTGCAACATAGACCGCATGAATATTCGGATTGTAAACTTTCAATGAACAGCCATTCACTTTAGATTGATTTCAAGAGATGTTTAGAAATTTGATTAATCACGTTTATTAAAATTGGACACTAGAGCTCTTGTACAAACAAAGAGTTATATGAAAAGAAATTAAATTATATATGCAACTAACTGTTAGCCATATATAATAAGATTGAACTAGTTAACAAAATCACAAAGCCATATGTCTTTACCTTTGCTGAGAAGTGTAAGGAGAAGGAGAGTGATAGAGAGCTTAACAATGGTTGCCATTAGGGAAAGGATCTCTTTGTTGATGCAGAAACTGACTGCGTCTTTGAAAAGTTGGAATTGGAAAAGAATAAACATTGAAAGAATGGTTCAATGTTAGCCATATTTATAAGGTGCCTTGTCATTAATGCCTAATTTTAGTTTAATAGTATGCGGTAGTGGTCATGTCCTCATTAAATAAACTAGTTTTAGTACCCGCGCAAATGCGCGGACGACGTTAAAAGCATTATTCATGTTAAATTATGACTTGGCTTAATTGAGAACATTAGATTATATTTGTTTTATCAAATATGCAAATATCATCTTGTTTCCCAAAGCAATACACTCAATAACATCATCTCTATGTTACAAAGGAAACAAAACATATGGTCGTCAAATAATTCTTACGTTATTTTTCTTTATTACATTATTATCAACTATTGGTAATATTAAATTACTAATATGACTTTTTATTAGGTTTTCACTTGGCTGATATCATTATCCACTCTCCTTTTAGTATAACAAAGAAATATGTTTTCTCACTCGTGAAGTATTTTTCAATTTTATAACCCTAATTTTACTGTCCACAGTTCTTAACAATTTATCAATAATAGTTTTGAGTATTATTAACTTGTATTGACATAATATCCGTGGTTATTGCTCCTTTTCAAATATAAAATGTAGATATTTCACTCCTGAAAGTTAATTTACACTTTTACATTTGTTTGGTGTATTAATATTTCTAGTATAaagttttttactttattttatttttaaattaattaaaagtaTAATACCCTCATCCTCTCTATATTATCCTCTTTATACATTTTTCCAACTATATTATTTTaacataatttttttattaagTATTTTACCTATAATTTAAATAGTATCATACTTTATGCTAAATTGTAATCTTTAATAATATGAATAGATAAGTTTTTGATAAAAAATTTTCTAAActcttttaattttatttttatgattaATTCGAATGTAAATTTTCCTTCTCCTTATtttcggcataataataatgagttTTTTAATTACCTAATAATTTAACTTGTTTTTTGTTTTGCTGTTTAAGTCTATAATTAAAATCTTTAAGTATTTgttagttaattttttatttttattttttgaatctACTGAAAGTATAGACACACTCACATTATCTTTGAAATATTTTTTGGCTTTGATTTTAGATATTCTCCTTGAATTACGTGGTTTTATTATAACGCTTATAAACTTTGTATAgacatttttttttggggggggggggggcgtaaGTAGCACTTTGTATAGACATTGCGCATGTGACTTTTTCCAATGGGCTACTTAACTTTATAAGAAAGCTTACTATTCTCATTATGTATTGTATTTTCATTTTCAGTATTTCTCATTTTGGATTTATCACTTAAGACTTCAATTACATGTATGCATTTCATATCATAATTAAAATATTTGGCATCTCATATTTGAatatttttatcttttaattcaaattcaaaCTTCAATTACGTGCATGAATGTCTTATCATAATTAAAATATCTGTCATCTCatatttaaatatttttatcTTTGAATTCAAATTCGAAATGGTGATGAAAGGATATGGAAAAATGAATATTCTTTTAATgtttcattatatatatatatatatatatatatatatatatatatatatatatatatatatatatatatatatatatatatatatatatatatatatgttatatgtagGTTAGAATTAATCCAAGAGCTAGATATAAGATAAAAGAGGTTAAGAAGTTGGAACTTTAAGTATTGTTGATGCGATATCGTTCAAGCCATAAAACGGAAACCCTAATAAAAGTGGggcttaatgtcacgacccaaactgatgagccgcgacgagtgcctgatctTTAATgatcaaacacccctatactcatgtCTGGACAACACTACATAATAAGGACCCACAAGCTACTCAATCTGGATTAaactgactcatgaaaggataatatatatatatatatatatatatatactgaagataacaatgcaagccaactaggctgcccCATGAACTGTACACagaagatgttacacctcgcacttttcaGAGCACGAGCACGCCAtgtatttcaccatattaatggagtatcggagacgtcctgtgaagttttgaaaggtacaagccatgggaagtacggaacaatgaagtaaatgatgaattatgatctgtaagtcgtaaccgggaaggacaaccttggaaccaaagaaaatgacccttatcaagtataattaatgataaatatcatgtatggaaagtttcggaagattccgggatcaagcaaattgaagaaaataagtttgtcgaaaatttggaaaaaaaattggcagaattttgggtcaaattcagagaggtatatctcttggtatatcaggagttttgaggtatttcaagagcctaaaatgaagttcatgaagtctagtttccaacgcaacaaaccgttcgtcaatacgacatcggagtagggattTATGGGCGTTTTCAAACAGACTGCCAGAAGCCTGCGAACCTatgcggaaattctagaaactaTTTTAAAAGCCCACCAAGTTCGGCCTATCAgcccaaaccgaattggactactatatataccctcttaagtcatctaaatcacctcatttttcaccatttctcatctccacacttctctagaagctcccacaacattcatccaataatcttacaccaagatatagcaaatttaggagttcctacatcaaattaAGCTCGGGTTTGTAAGATTACCAACGAATCTCAACTAATCAAATAAGGGTCACGACTTTGGGGCTCATATTTTCAGCAAAAACGAACCTTCTAGATCCTATGAGCTCTCTCCAACACTCCAAACCATtacaaatcaaatcaagagaagatcaagccataaaatccttaactagttcatggaagtagcttgttcgtacttctaattgaagttgtggtggataagctttagggtgaattatgtgaggtgaagttcttcaagttataaggtatgtttttcatcttgaaTTTGATATTAAGTCGTGTCttttgaggattttaatggtttaaagtaatggaaaaacatggcataaaggtcgtagataaatatgttgatgttgttggtttatggattgattttcgaaggaagtttcgaacggatttgtatatgtttgtcatgtagtatcttgattacgttatggttgatgttgttaatgatgtttgggagttgttttggaatttggaggaagaaaataatacaagggagatgctgcccgaatttcggcagattgtaagaggatttaatttgaatgCTTAAGACAAGCATGTGACTATAAgactaataatagtatgaattcttttgaatgtagatttacaagcttggaaggataaacgttagGTAGTTAAATTTAAGGCgactgaaaaggtatgttaaggttgtcccttatTTTCTCGGCATGACTGCATATATGGTAGGAGCGTAAAGAACCTTATGACTagggatttgtcaaagtagagcttgtcatattgtggcatagttttcgagtgttatgttattctcagagacagaagagacatgttacaaaATCAATGTGTTTttagcatatgcatgatatacatatatatatatatatatatatatatatatatatatatatatatatatatatatatatatttagcctggacacttggtcagtgagacattttctttagcctggccacttggtcagtgagacagattgcctggcctatgggtcagtgagacagatttcctggcctatgggtcagtgagacagattgcctagcCGACGAGTCAGTGAGAATtttcagttgcctggccacttggtcaatgagatatataatagtattatattgcatttcatatgagataggTCAGGtgagatttttagggcattctttggcctccagattgtattattttcagttcagtttcagttattccattgccttacatactcagtacattttttcgtactaacgtccctacTGCTTGGATGGGGagggggggttgcgttcatgcctacaggttcaAGTAGCCAGACAGATGATCTAGCTCAGTAGGTCTTCCACTCAGTTGCAGTCAAGGCGTTCCACTTAGTTCGGAGTTGCaatcccttttggtatgctattttgccatatatatatatatatgacggggccttgtcctgtcctttctacagctcgtgttccctagaggtctgtagacaattgtatgtagttgggatgttatgtagccttgtcggctctcatttttgttgtacagcatacatagcagcctcgttgtcttgctcagttgtgtatatatattttgggtgtgtgtgtgcgcagttcagacgagatagtcAGCTATAGATATATACGGCCtcgccggcttgttggtattgtctgtgtgcaggtaggccttatcaGAGTTTCATATTTAGAGTGGTTCactcgggcctagtttggcatcgagtgccggtcacgccgcTCCAGATATAGtcagcatttatatatatgtatatatatatatacggcctcgccggcttgttggtattgtctgtgtgcaggtaggccttaccAGAGTTTcaaatttagagtggttcgctcgggcctagtttggcaccgAGTACCGGTCACACCGCtctagatttggggcgtgacagaagAATAGGAGCCTACAAGGATACATCACAAGTCATCTacacataactgtctacagacctctaatggaataaaactgtagaaaggacgggacagggccccgtcatacccatatgcatatctatatccCAAAAGTAacataccaaaatgaactgcagctccggatcaagtggagggCACTGACCATCGCTGGATGAGAGTCCTATTGAGCTAGACCGTCCGTTTGtctccctgaacctgcgggcatgaacgcagcccccgagcaataggggaggcAGTACacacaatgtactgagtat carries:
- the LOC132638487 gene encoding TPD1 protein homolog 1B-like, with the protein product MATIVKLSITLLLLTLLSKGVCGCDLNNITIGTIRSGNEIKGQPEWNVIVVNNCDCPMQNMLLFCNGFQTTEPVDPSNFKPVGDNQCSINNGGSIKPKDTVKFSYAWDPPFFLRPTSVIASC